A single window of Rhodococcus jostii RHA1 DNA harbors:
- a CDS encoding serine/threonine-protein kinase: MAFMPSRRGSPAASEQAWVSDTAVGDAVARFASAWESSSSAPDLVAYLPASPALRRVTLIELVKVDLENRWLRGDHPKRLAQYCEELPELRRWPLPPDLLYEEFHIRRRSGESVEASEYTQNFPGQAGQLDELLGTGEYQSTSLHHGEKALTVSAGSAGTLDDLEVGQRIDDFDLMTGLGRGAFARVFLARQRSLQRLVAVKISQDHGTEPQTLAQFDHDYIVRVFDQRLLAGRDLRLLYMQYVPGGTLLDVVGRVRETPPDSRSGAVLLDAIDRALVGRGEIRPSESGVRQEIATLSWPEAVSWLGRRLAQALDYAGRHGVLHRDVKPANVLLTAEGVPKLADFNISFSGNIAGASPVAYFGGSLAYMSPEQLEAIHPDRPGTPGDLDTRSDLYSLAVVLWELLTGRRPFDDSDAELHSHPPGDRTTLDAMLARRRGDAEPAADELPADCPNALRRVLLKSLAPEPKDRFSSGAELAQQLDVCLDAHARDLVDPPPGSWNLRMRRWTHPIMFLAIAVPNLLAILYSYHHNTTLIISKLPPDAQESFERITRIDYTIAFLIGTVGTLSMVLYLTVVAGGLRRGRVYSGAQLARARRDTLLLGQRCALLCLGLWVVTGIIVPITLEVSGSEVPWNTVVHFTASQLVCGAIAVVYPFFFVNFFAVRCLYPVFLRHGEISASDARMLRRLGRRSTFFLAAAAAVPLLGIAGATFIPPEDLPRVIVALRVLCVGSVVAFVGAYWMFRMLSEDLQALHRVVSGAPRHE; this comes from the coding sequence ATGGCTTTCATGCCCTCCCGGCGAGGTTCACCGGCCGCTTCCGAGCAGGCCTGGGTGTCGGACACGGCGGTCGGCGACGCCGTCGCGCGTTTCGCGAGTGCCTGGGAGTCCTCGTCGTCCGCGCCCGATCTGGTCGCCTACCTGCCGGCGTCCCCCGCTCTCCGCCGGGTCACGCTCATCGAACTGGTCAAGGTCGACCTGGAGAACCGCTGGCTGCGCGGCGACCACCCGAAACGGCTCGCCCAATACTGTGAGGAGCTGCCCGAACTGCGGCGGTGGCCGCTGCCACCGGACCTGCTGTACGAGGAATTCCATATCCGGCGGCGCAGCGGGGAGTCGGTCGAGGCGAGCGAATACACGCAGAATTTTCCGGGTCAGGCCGGTCAGCTCGACGAACTGCTCGGCACCGGCGAGTACCAGAGCACCTCGCTCCACCACGGGGAGAAGGCCTTGACGGTGTCTGCGGGAAGCGCAGGCACCCTCGACGATCTCGAGGTGGGTCAGCGGATCGACGACTTCGACCTGATGACCGGTCTCGGCCGGGGCGCGTTCGCGCGGGTGTTCCTCGCCCGGCAGCGGTCGCTGCAGAGGCTGGTCGCGGTGAAGATCTCCCAGGATCACGGCACCGAGCCGCAGACCCTGGCCCAGTTCGACCACGACTACATCGTCCGGGTCTTCGATCAACGACTCCTCGCGGGCCGCGACCTGCGACTGCTGTACATGCAGTACGTGCCGGGGGGAACCCTGCTCGACGTGGTCGGGCGGGTCCGTGAGACTCCGCCGGACTCGCGCAGCGGCGCCGTGCTGCTGGACGCGATCGACCGGGCGCTGGTGGGCAGGGGCGAGATCCGGCCCAGCGAATCCGGCGTGCGTCAGGAGATCGCGACGCTGAGCTGGCCGGAGGCGGTGTCCTGGCTCGGCCGCCGGCTGGCGCAGGCGCTCGATTACGCCGGCAGGCACGGCGTCCTCCACCGCGACGTGAAACCGGCAAACGTGTTGCTGACGGCCGAGGGTGTCCCCAAGCTCGCCGACTTCAACATCAGTTTCAGCGGGAACATCGCGGGTGCGAGCCCGGTCGCGTACTTCGGCGGCTCGCTGGCCTACATGTCACCGGAACAGCTCGAGGCGATCCACCCGGACCGGCCGGGCACACCCGGCGATCTCGACACCCGCAGCGACCTGTACTCGCTCGCCGTCGTCCTGTGGGAGTTGCTGACCGGCAGAAGGCCTTTCGACGACAGTGACGCCGAGCTCCACTCCCATCCGCCCGGCGACCGCACCACCCTCGACGCGATGCTCGCGCGGCGGCGGGGGGACGCCGAACCGGCCGCCGACGAACTGCCCGCCGACTGCCCGAACGCGCTGCGGCGAGTGCTGCTGAAATCGCTGGCGCCGGAACCGAAGGATCGGTTCTCCTCCGGTGCCGAACTCGCCCAGCAACTCGACGTCTGCCTCGACGCGCACGCCCGCGATCTGGTCGATCCGCCGCCGGGGAGCTGGAACCTGCGGATGCGCCGGTGGACGCACCCGATCATGTTCCTGGCCATCGCAGTTCCCAATCTGCTGGCCATCCTCTACAGCTACCACCACAACACCACCCTGATCATCAGCAAGCTGCCGCCCGACGCGCAGGAGAGCTTCGAGCGAATCACCCGGATCGACTACACGATTGCATTCCTGATCGGGACCGTGGGCACGCTGTCGATGGTGCTCTACCTGACGGTGGTGGCCGGCGGTCTGCGCCGGGGGAGGGTGTACTCCGGCGCCCAACTCGCCCGCGCCCGCCGGGACACCCTGCTGCTCGGCCAGCGGTGTGCGCTGCTGTGTCTGGGGTTGTGGGTGGTCACCGGCATCATCGTGCCGATCACGCTGGAGGTGAGCGGCAGTGAGGTTCCGTGGAACACCGTCGTCCACTTCACCGCGTCACAACTGGTCTGCGGGGCGATCGCCGTGGTTTATCCGTTCTTCTTCGTGAACTTCTTCGCCGTGCGCTGCCTGTACCCGGTCTTTCTGCGGCACGGCGAGATCAGTGCCTCGGACGCCCGGATGCTGCGGCGGCTCGGGCGGCGCAGCACGTTCTTCCTCGCCGCGGCGGCCGCCGTGCCGTTGCTCGGAATCGCGGGGGCCACGTTCATTCCCCCGGAGGACCTGCCCCGGGTGATCGTCGCGCTCCGCGTCCTGTGCGTCGGCAGTGTCGTCGCGTTCGTCGGGGCCTACTGGATGTTCCGGATGCTGTCCGAGGACCTGCAGGCGCTGCATCGCGTCGTCTCCGGTGCGCCGCGACACGAGTGA